From the genome of Halomonas sp. MCCC 1A13316, one region includes:
- a CDS encoding methyl-accepting chemotaxis protein, with protein sequence MLLIVGGSTIVQYRLFGDLVTERVTAAELPATLESIRNDIDATLTGPITTAQNLADNHYLQAWLSAGEPEEGVTQAVDYFQDIQHRTGASIVFYVSARSGKYYTGNGVERTLSRDRDHWFYDLVDASEGEAYQLNVDAEGGQVQVFINHIIEADGERVGIAGVGYSLDAMAETIRNYRLGESGSVFLASRDGTISIHPEGAARVGEPVAELPGWGDIAEELMSGEGYRYATIKDAQGAEQLVAAIEVPGTDWVAFAQIPRNELFADLNRAVLLVVLCVALILVASLAVIALLLRTLFRPIRRTAQAMREVAEGDGDLTMRLPVEGRDESTELANQFNAFADKMHDVLAQVRSSSDSVRLAAQEIAIGGHDMSRRTDQAASSLQQTSASMEEINGTVANTSASAQEASALSQGASDLAQNTSGKVEQVISTMGEIQNASMRVADIVKVMDDIAFQTNLLALNASVEAARAGESGRGFAVVAGEVRQLATRSAEASRDIRQLIEVSNEKVQGGTYLVRETGDAMQELMAGVDRVASMLGEISHAASEQSDGIGQVNVAVAELDRMTQQNAALAEETTSAAEQLREQADRLAEMVGRFKLKRDAMPFQAVAGTVEEPTGQSYEKRNRPLALDAL encoded by the coding sequence ATGCTACTGATTGTCGGTGGTTCCACTATCGTCCAGTATCGGCTTTTCGGTGATTTGGTCACTGAACGAGTAACGGCGGCGGAGCTACCTGCCACGCTGGAAAGTATCCGCAACGACATCGATGCGACCCTGACGGGCCCTATAACTACCGCCCAGAACCTGGCGGACAATCATTACCTGCAGGCCTGGCTGTCCGCGGGGGAACCCGAAGAAGGGGTCACGCAGGCAGTCGACTATTTTCAGGACATACAACACCGTACCGGTGCCAGTATCGTCTTCTACGTTTCAGCACGCAGCGGCAAGTACTACACGGGGAATGGCGTCGAGCGAACGCTGAGCCGCGATCGGGACCATTGGTTCTACGATCTGGTAGACGCCAGCGAAGGCGAGGCCTACCAGTTGAACGTCGATGCCGAAGGCGGCCAGGTTCAGGTGTTCATCAACCATATCATCGAGGCCGATGGTGAGCGCGTAGGGATCGCCGGCGTTGGCTATTCGCTGGACGCCATGGCGGAAACGATACGCAACTATCGGCTGGGTGAGAGTGGCAGCGTATTCTTGGCGAGCCGAGATGGGACGATCAGCATTCATCCCGAGGGTGCGGCTCGGGTCGGAGAACCTGTGGCGGAGCTGCCCGGCTGGGGTGACATCGCGGAAGAGCTGATGAGCGGTGAGGGGTATCGCTACGCGACGATAAAGGATGCCCAGGGAGCCGAGCAACTGGTCGCTGCCATCGAAGTGCCGGGCACCGACTGGGTGGCCTTTGCCCAGATTCCGCGCAATGAGCTGTTCGCCGATCTCAACCGTGCCGTCCTGCTGGTCGTACTGTGCGTGGCGCTGATTCTGGTGGCAAGCCTGGCTGTCATCGCGCTGCTTCTGAGAACCCTGTTTCGGCCAATACGGCGTACGGCCCAGGCCATGCGGGAAGTCGCTGAAGGCGACGGCGACCTGACGATGCGACTACCGGTCGAAGGCAGGGATGAGAGCACCGAGCTGGCCAATCAGTTCAATGCCTTTGCCGACAAGATGCACGACGTGCTAGCCCAAGTGAGAAGCAGCAGTGATTCGGTCCGGCTGGCTGCCCAGGAGATTGCCATCGGCGGCCACGACATGTCACGGCGCACCGACCAGGCCGCATCCAGCCTTCAGCAGACCTCGGCCTCGATGGAGGAAATCAATGGCACCGTGGCCAATACGTCTGCCTCCGCACAGGAAGCCAGCGCCCTCTCTCAAGGGGCATCGGATCTGGCACAGAACACCTCCGGCAAGGTCGAGCAAGTCATCTCGACGATGGGCGAGATCCAGAATGCTTCTATGCGGGTCGCCGATATCGTCAAGGTAATGGATGACATCGCCTTTCAGACCAATCTGTTGGCCTTGAATGCCTCGGTTGAGGCGGCACGGGCCGGAGAGAGTGGAAGAGGCTTTGCCGTTGTGGCCGGCGAGGTGCGCCAATTGGCTACCCGCAGTGCCGAGGCCTCACGTGATATACGCCAGCTCATCGAGGTATCGAACGAGAAAGTGCAGGGTGGCACGTATCTGGTACGCGAAACCGGAGATGCCATGCAGGAACTCATGGCAGGGGTCGACCGGGTCGCCAGTATGCTGGGGGAGATCAGCCACGCCGCCAGCGAGCAGAGTGACGGTATTGGCCAGGTCAACGTTGCCGTGGCTGAACTCGACCGGATGACGCAGCAGAACGCGGCCTTGGCGGAAGAGACGACTTCGGCTGCCGAACAGCTGCGAGAACAGGCAGACCGATTGGCGGAAATGGTAGGAAGATTCAAACTGAAGCGTGATGCGATGCCGTTCCAAGCGGTTGCAGGAACGGTGGAGGAGCCAACGGGTCAGTCCTATGAGAAGCGAAACCGACCCTTGGCACTGGATGCTCTGTAA
- a CDS encoding Tim44 domain-containing protein — protein MRHFLVMLMVAVLGFGLAVEHAEARRLGGGSNVGSFSRQATAPKQAAPARQAKPNRAAGSRMPGMLAGMLAGGLLAALFFGGAFDELRLMDILLMAGLGLLLFRLLARRRTAVAGGPQPHAESHAFQSAPGASMGGGNFGSLPAWFDRERFLSGAKEHFMTLQRAWDNNDFGGIQEYVTPELYNLLREERSKQPANNRTEIGRLFAELGDVREVGGQAEATVIFHGILEENGEHTEFNETWHLIREVRDGAPWYLQGIEQNAAI, from the coding sequence ATGCGTCATTTCCTTGTCATGCTCATGGTTGCCGTGCTGGGCTTCGGTCTGGCCGTCGAACATGCCGAAGCCCGCCGGCTAGGCGGTGGCAGCAATGTCGGCAGCTTCTCCCGCCAGGCTACCGCACCCAAGCAGGCCGCTCCGGCGCGTCAGGCCAAACCCAACCGAGCCGCCGGTTCGCGCATGCCAGGCATGCTGGCCGGCATGCTGGCTGGTGGCCTATTGGCAGCACTGTTCTTCGGCGGCGCCTTCGACGAACTGCGGCTGATGGACATTCTGCTGATGGCCGGCCTTGGCCTCCTGCTGTTCCGGTTGTTGGCGCGCCGCCGCACGGCTGTGGCCGGCGGACCGCAGCCGCACGCTGAATCTCATGCCTTCCAGTCGGCGCCTGGCGCTTCCATGGGCGGTGGCAACTTCGGCAGCCTGCCGGCCTGGTTCGACCGCGAGCGCTTCCTGTCCGGTGCCAAGGAGCACTTCATGACGCTGCAACGCGCTTGGGACAACAACGACTTTGGCGGTATTCAAGAGTACGTCACCCCCGAACTCTACAATCTACTACGTGAGGAGCGCAGCAAGCAGCCGGCGAACAACCGCACGGAGATCGGGCGCCTGTTCGCCGAACTCGGCGATGTACGCGAGGTAGGCGGTCAGGCCGAAGCCACCGTCATCTTCCACGGCATTCTAGAAGAAAACGGCGAGCACACCGAGTTCAACGAGACCTGGCACCTGATTCGCGAGGTACGTGACGGCGCCCCCTGGTATCTCCAAGGCATCGAGCAGAACGCCGCAATTTGA
- a CDS encoding isochorismatase family protein codes for MRLKSEQSLLLILDLQAGLLPVIDGGGQAVAEAGWLGGVASALTIPVWLTEQYPEGLGHSDPRLLEALPDYQLWQKTHFNAHAEPDFAGALAESNKRQIVLCGSEAHICVLQTGLGLLEAGYEVFWLSEATVSRRAAEAKLARERMVHAGAIPVSADMVAYEWLDRCDDERFRQIHKRFLKSRASRPMRFF; via the coding sequence ATGCGTCTTAAGAGCGAACAGAGCCTGCTGCTGATCCTCGATCTCCAAGCTGGCCTGCTGCCAGTGATCGATGGGGGCGGTCAGGCGGTTGCCGAGGCGGGCTGGTTGGGGGGCGTGGCCAGCGCATTGACCATTCCGGTGTGGCTCACAGAGCAATACCCCGAAGGCCTTGGACATAGTGATCCGCGACTGCTGGAGGCGCTACCCGACTATCAGCTGTGGCAAAAGACCCACTTCAACGCCCATGCCGAGCCGGACTTCGCCGGCGCGCTGGCGGAGAGCAACAAGCGCCAGATCGTGCTGTGTGGCAGTGAGGCGCACATCTGCGTGCTGCAGACCGGCCTGGGGCTGCTGGAGGCAGGCTACGAGGTGTTTTGGCTCAGTGAGGCGACGGTCAGTCGGCGTGCGGCAGAGGCGAAGCTCGCTCGTGAGCGGATGGTCCATGCGGGCGCCATTCCGGTGAGTGCCGACATGGTAGCCTACGAATGGCTCGACCGCTGCGACGACGAGCGCTTCCGCCAGATCCACAAGCGTTTTCTCAAGTCGCGTGCATCGCGCCCGATGCGCTTCTTCTAG
- the yaaA gene encoding peroxide stress protein YaaA, protein MLSVISPAKTLDFETPASTAAHTQPDFLDRSQRLITSLRDYSPQQLSELMGISDKLAGLNAARFAEWRPPFTPDNAKPAAQAFQGDVYVGLEAATFSDDDNAFAQRHLRILSGLYGLLRPLDLIQPYRLEMGTRLPNPAGKDLYAFWKDSLTEALDRAIAESGSKVLVNLASNEYFKAVDVKRLDARVITPIFKDEKSGTYKIISFYAKKARGLMAAWMIRQRLDDPEKLKEFDVAGYAFNPAMSEDDTLVFTRREDQH, encoded by the coding sequence ATGCTGAGCGTGATCTCGCCGGCCAAGACGCTGGACTTCGAGACCCCAGCCTCAACAGCCGCCCATACGCAGCCGGATTTTCTCGACCGGAGCCAACGGCTGATCACTAGCCTGCGCGATTACTCTCCGCAACAGCTCAGCGAGCTGATGGGGATCAGTGACAAACTGGCCGGCCTCAATGCCGCCCGTTTCGCCGAATGGCGGCCGCCCTTCACCCCGGACAACGCCAAGCCAGCGGCCCAGGCCTTCCAGGGTGACGTCTACGTCGGGCTCGAGGCTGCCACCTTCAGCGACGACGACAACGCCTTCGCCCAGCGACACCTGCGCATCCTCTCCGGCCTGTACGGTCTGCTGAGGCCGCTCGACCTGATCCAGCCCTACCGCCTCGAGATGGGGACCCGGCTCCCCAATCCGGCTGGCAAGGATCTCTACGCCTTCTGGAAGGACTCTTTGACCGAAGCGCTCGACCGTGCCATCGCCGAGAGCGGCTCCAAGGTGCTGGTAAACCTGGCTTCCAACGAGTACTTCAAGGCCGTCGACGTCAAGCGACTCGATGCAAGAGTGATCACGCCGATATTCAAGGACGAGAAGAGCGGGACCTACAAGATCATCAGTTTCTACGCCAAGAAGGCACGGGGCCTGATGGCAGCCTGGATGATCCGGCAGCGGCTGGACGACCCGGAAAAGCTCAAGGAATTCGATGTGGCAGGCTACGCCTTCAACCCGGCCATGTCTGAAGACGACACCCTAGTCTTCACTCGCCGCGAAGACCAGCATTGA